The genomic DNA tgctgcccagagaggttgtggatgccccgtccatccctggaggtgttcaaggccaggttggatagggccaTAGGCAGCttggtctggtattaaatggggaggttggtggccctgcgtgtggaACAggagttggagattcgtgatccttgaggtcccttccaacccgggtcATTCTGTGAGATCTGGACTCAGGTAGACATAAGGTATCTCATAGCTTCTACATCATACATGGAGATTTTTCTCTCAAGATGCTAATGAAAAAATCCCATATCTCAATGACTTGCTTAAGAAATCTCTGATCTCAAAATGACATCTATTCTCCACTGTAACCCTGAACTAATCATGTACACTGCTTGAAACACCTGGACTTAGGTAGATTCATAATAAAATTCACCTTTTGCATTGCAAAAGGGATATAAGGGACAGAGGAAGAGGAATACAGTAGTGTCATGAGCTTGAGACTGAAGTAAATCTTCAAACAGATGGCTAACTGTAGTGTTCcaaaaatgtgaatatttcgggaaaaataaataccaagATGGATCATCCATTTCCAGATTCTATATAGGACAGATAGTTGTGTCCAGATAAATTTTCTGGGCTGAGTAGAGAGAAATGCAAGAGTAACCTCATGTCAAAGAGTTTAATTTAAGCAAAACTACTGAGGAAACAATACAAGGGAGCGAGAAAATGAAGCTATTAAAATGGTATTAATGAAAAGACTGCAAACCACTCCACTTCTGTATGAGCAGTTATGTGACAGGAGGCACTCGTGGGGGATGCGCATGCCATGTATGTTCTCAAATGGGTTATACTGTGCCTATTCACACAGCACTTTTATTCTGAGGTATAGTAACAACAGGCATGATTCAGAGAACCTACTGCTTTCAAAAATGGCAGAGGTCTGACAAGTACAGTCCTCCTCTTAGTCCCTCTTATTTAATATAACAAAATTGAAATGACACATACCCTGTCTGTATTGTTTATTTGTCTAGTTTTCATACACCTGTCTAAACATAatgactgtattttttaaatttaccaagTGAAGAAAGAATCTCTAGGGTCCTCATTGTGGGCTGGATATAAAACCAGAGTTTCTGCAGCGAGAGAAGTCCCTGTCTCTGAAGATGTTCCAGCTGGGTAATTAGTATCATGTATTCCTTGATCAGAGTCCGCATAGCAGCAGCCAGCGCATGATTTACCTGTCCATACTCAAAGGAAGACTTCTCCTCTATAAACctgtaaaatgcaaaatagAATCTCGTCTAGACAAGGGAATTTCCAACATTTTCAGGAATTTCAACTTCAGAACACAGTAGAAGCACAAGAGAAGATACTGCATTGGAAAACGTATTGGTTTTCAGCTAAGTTTTAGGTTTAGCATTTGCTCTCTGGCCCCTGTCTACTTCTCACCACCACACTTCTTAGTTTAGAAAGCTGtaggaaaacatttccttctaaATTGAAGGGGATCTAGAATTACTTGCAAATCCACTATAAAAAAAAGTGAGTGCCAGTATTTTCAAGGCAATTGCCTTTGCACAACCTTATGATTAGGACAAGAGGACAGGAGAAGGTCTCAAAAGGACACAATATCATGGAACCAAACACTGAGGAAAGCTTGCTACTAGCTTCAGGCTAGTGATTCACCTGATCAGTTTTAGCTGGCTCCGTGTATCTTATTTAGTGGACAGAGGCTTCTGAATGCAAGCCATATCACCTGGAATCAGTCAGGCAAAAAAGACTGGACAAATCACTTCCTGAAAGTGCTTCTCCCTCTTTGCTGATCTTCTGCTGATCAAATCAAATGCAGCATCCATATTACAAACTTCTGCTGTCAGTGAGGTGTACCTTATACTAAGACCTTTCAACAATTACTTAGATAGCCACCAGAAACTAGGAAGCTGTAGCCTCTCCTGGTCAGCAGCACACACAAGGATTGTCTTAGTCCTGGATGCCCAGAAgagagcaaaaagcagaaaggagggagaaaatcaTAGCAAAGTGGGAGAAGACAAGCCACAGTAAGCAGACACATTTAAACTTTGCCTGTGGCAAGTCAGAAGTTGGACAAAGCAAAGGCAAGGTGAAGGAAAACGCGAAGTGGCGCCACGTAGGAGAATGCCAGCTAAAACATATATAGCCAAAGCCATTGTAAATAAATTCTCTCTCTTTATTTTATACCCCTACAGGTTTAAATTTAGCTTGAAAGTCATCATATGCAAAATGACAGATTCCATATTCTGCAGCTTGATGCTTGAAGGAAAATATCCTCCTCTGGGAGGAAACTACAGCTCTATACCTGGTGACAGCAGAGTAACTTGCTGCTACAGGAAGAATCCTGGTCACCAGCTctttgatggacaagtccaagtTTGGATCGACTAAAAATGCTCGGTTCTGCCTGCCAACAATAGGCTGTGCTGTGATGTATCTTCCATCCACACCAATCAAAACATACAGCAGGTCCTCCACAATCATGGATTCTTGGGATGCTAATGGCAGAGtacctgttttcaaagagacagcagaaaagaacataATCAGAACGTGCTGCAGTACGTCCAGATCTTCCATTCATGCTCTAGCACCTGAAGCCTAAAAGGATGACATACTACCATTCAGAGAGAACAAAGGAAGATCATACAAACCTGAACCAAGgtacagagaaataaaactgagtTACAGTCAACTCCACAATCTTAAACCTTGCTGTCCAGGAAAATAGAAGCCTTTGCTCATTATTTAAACCCAAAGCAAATCAAGTGGACAGAAATATGCATCCATCAACCACGGACGAGAGAACTTGCACTGTTCACTCTTCCATCCAAATGAGCTCAATTACACTGGACCTGAGTTCCAGCCTTGCCAACAATTCTCCTACCTCCCCTCCACTGAAGTACTCAAATATAAAGAATAAAACTCAAATACACAAAACAGAACGTTAGCTCAGCCAAAGCTACAAGTGAACGGCAAGCTACAGGGTCTCTGATTGGTGAAGTGAACTGGAAATCAGATACAAAGAAGTGCAAAGGACTCAAACTGAAATATAATGAAGTACATCAAAAGACTGGGGACCAGGATGGCTACAGTGTTCACCACAACTAGCCTTATCTCACAAAACCAGCTAACAATCCCTCTCCACTGTAGGACTGTATGTGCTGGTGCAGCATTAAACAGTTTTGAGAGGTGTCTGATCTTACCAGTGATTTCTGGGCACTACAGAATTTGTTAATCcctaaggaggaaaaaaaaaaaaaaaaaaaaaacatttgatgtCACTGAGAATCTCTGTCGTGTGGTTCaaaagtctggaaaaaaaaaaaccatggaCTGTACATGTAAGCATCAGACATGCTTAAAATTCCCATACAGCTACACAAACCATTTGACAACAGGGAAACACACAAGAATGAAACTACTTGTGATCTCTACTTTTCTGTGCCCCTAAGACAAGGCACAAATCCATGCCAGGAAGAAGCTACTGGATTCCTGCAGGTGTGTCTACCTTCTTGCGGAATAGAGCATGAACCTCTAGCACAACTGTTGCCTTTCTTTAATCTGATTTACAAATCACAAACTATACACAGCTCTGTCTAAAGCTATAATACAAAAGAGTGAGATCAGTCCTCTATTGCTCTGACTACGAGCAAATCAGGGAGGTTGTCACAGCCTTACTGGAGAGGAGAATGAGCTGCATGGATTGATGAATGCTCCCCGAAAGGTGCAACTGCAGATTTTTCAGCTGAGAACGCAGATGGGATGCTCCTGCAGTATATTGTGTGGAAGAAGGACTGGGAAACTCAAAGCAGATTAAATCTTATGGATTAATGGTGGAGTTGGAAGCTAGCACAGGAGAAACACTTTGAAGAAAACACATCTGGTTGggtattgttggtttttttttgaaccCTGTTCATTCCACAGATTtcaaggaggcaagttttgctTTCATCCTAATTATGACAGAATCTGAACGGCTCTTCTGAACAAGtacaaaacataattttcaCTATGTATCACATACCTATAGGTACCGTTACGTCAGTGCTTAGAGCAGTGCCAATTAAGAAATCCCCAATAAGCGCAGGCCTCTCGTACACCCAGGAtggaaacactggaacaggctgacctGAATTCTTCTTATTTTGCTTATCTCGGAGCATTTTTCGTGTAAGCTCAAGAGGctgatgagaaggaaaaaaataaaaaaaaaaaaaaaaaagagagagaaaagaatgaagaaagagagaTGTTTGGAAGTACAaaaatttttcaattttaagCAGAAATTGACTATAAGCCAataatttgaaaacagaaagtggAATAATTGATATTTCAGTAGAACAGTGTAGGTTTTAATCATcatttttttaacatcaaattAGTTCCAGAAGGAGAAAGTAGCCACATCTCATCCAAGGAGAACTTGCAAACAGGCCAATGACCACCTCTGAAATCAGTTTCCGCACACTGCCCAAGAAGTAGGTGCACATGAAATGCCATCCAGACAATACATTGGTGGAAAATGACAGCGATTTTGCTCTGATTGCAAAGGAAGTGAGCTTTTACAAGACCATAAGAGTTTCCATTCCTGGCACTGGATCTCtgtcagtaaaataaatatggCGAAAGACTAATATTCAGCTTGAGAGCTCTATGTGATGTACAAAAACTGCCACAAGTGCAAAAACATGGGGGACGTGCTTATGAAAGCCATTTCTTAAGCTCCACACGTATGTGAAATGGGATCTGCACacagtcattttattttcttctcattgaaGGTCTCAGAGGTGAGAGGAATGTGGGAAGGAAACAAGTGCACATAAGCTTTGCATCTTGCTGGCTTGCGCTGCCACTTCCTTTGGCTGCAAGCAGAACTGTGCCTCAAAGGAAAAGTATGCATGGCAATCAACTTGTATTTGAACATCCCAGAAAACACCacttcctcttctctcctctttgaGCAAATCATACATAAATCCTTTTTAAAAGATCTCTTCTCCTACTGGAAATTAATCTCCCTTTCAGGATCTAAATCAACTGCTTGACTCAGATCTTCCATGAAGGATTTGGATGAGACAGGCAAAAAGCCTGATATGCACGGTATAGGAGGATCAGTGTAGCTCCATCACTGACTAACAATGCCTTTGAAGCACTTATTTCAAGAACACGAATTCCAATAGCTAAGTAGACAAAATGGTTGTCTGCTTGGGGAACAATTTTACAAGGCACTGCACTCACACATCCTGGAGAACAGAGTTTTCAGCAAGGACAGAATGACCCATAAAGGTTGCTgagcaagcactgctgcaggcaggaaaggaaacatCTGCGTGGGTTAAGGAGGTGCtttgaaacaggaaaatgaaatcacATCACTACGCCCCAGTGAGAACTGCTGTGCCTAAACTCAACTCACCTTACCTGACTTCAATAGAAAAGGCCGCTTTTATGAAGAACAGCACAATGATTTAATATAATTTGACAAACGCCATTTTGAGAGCAAATTCAGATTATCTGCATGGATAGGAATACCTGCAATTCCCCTACACAGCAAAAGTTAAGAGCACAGCTACATACGAATGGCAGGGAAAAATCTTACATGTAAGGTGAGGGAAGCGGCAGTACCTGCTGTGCACTGGAGTTGGCTGTGACAGAGCCAAGCTGCTTGCGCAACTCCTCAAGTTCCTGCAGAGAGATCTTGGACGTAGATGAGGGAATGGAGAAATTTGTGCTGCCACCAGCTGCCACATTTGCTGTGAGTTCCGCTCTTTCTTTGGCATTTTGTTGCAAATACTGGAGTGTCTGTATATACATAAAACAAAAGAGATTTTGTGAACGCTGgtcagcacacactgcagcaaaacacGTCTGCCCATAAGAGAGGTGAGCTGCTCAGACTACAGGTATTTCTGTTCCAGTCTCATGCCTTACAGTGGTCTAAATCAACAGTGGTGTAATTCTCAACAGTActtaaaaaattaagtaaatgCTAGATCTGGATGTCTTCTATTGACTTCAATGCATTCCAATGAATATTATCATCAGATAATGTGCATATTTGAAATCACTGTGTTGATGCTACTGCCAAGTAGCTATAACATGCTCAGTTCTAGCACAGAAACAAACCTCTTTGTCTTCTGTGAGCTTTGACAGTAGGTACACCAAAGAATCTAGATGTCTGGTATTTTTAGACTTCAGCTCatcatatttctttaaaaaatcttcAGGAGTTCTAGAAAACTCTGCTATTTTTACCTGTAAAAGACCAcatgaatatttaatatttaaggTACATTATTATTCCAACATTCCAGAGCAAAGCATTGTACAAGGAGGCAGAAAAGATGCAGGCTGCTGCCGCCAGCAGAGTACTTCAGGGTTCAGGCTTTGACTGAACAATGCAGCATTGGCCTCACACTGGTAATTAAGATGGACTGATTTGGAAGGCAGCAATGAAAAGCAGTATTATGGCCACAGAAACACATCTGGTCATGAGGGTACCAGGCTTTAAATCCCAGACATATTCGATGatgttcaaagaaaaaaaaaaaagccagataCTATTCAAAAAATtataaaggttggaaaaaagcacctaagatcatctaatccaatcGTTAACCCATTGCCACCATTaatgcccactaaaccatgtccctcagtgccacatccccacattccttgaacaccttcagggacggtgactctaccacctccctgggcagacaGTTCCAATAACTTAGCACTCATTCTGAGAAGAAGTTTATCTTTATATGCAATCTGAACTTCCCCggcacaacttaaagccattacctcaTCCTTTTGCTATTATCTGGGAGCAGAAGCCAACATCCACCTTCCCAGAActtcctttcagggagctgtagagcaataaggtctcccctgagccacCTCTTCTTGAGGCTAAACAATTCcatttccctcagctgctcccataAGACTTgtcctccagacccctcacagctctgttgccctcctctggatacactccagggcctcaatgtctttcttgtagtgagggttccaaaactgaacacatcattgagggttttttttttacgaTTACCTCCCTGATCCAGCTGACCAGACTATTTCTGACACCACTGTttcaggatgccactggccttctttgTCACTTAGCCACACTGCTGGTTCAATGTTCAGCTGACTGTCAACTAACATCCCCAGATCATTTACCTCCACTCAGCTTACCAGCCACTCTGCCCAGGCCCCAGCACCTGGCCTAAAGCTCATACAGCaggcctcagcccagtgatccagccagtccagatccctctgtacATCTTTCTACCCTCAAGCAGATCGACACTTCCTCCCAaattggtgtcatctgcaaacttactgagagcgAATATAATCACATTTAATCACACAGctactatttttcatttgatttactTCTCCAGTAGATAACTCCTCTAATTAAAAATTGAACCAACCACGCCAGGCACAAAATAAGCTACTTTTAACGCTTCCCCCAGAATGAACACACATCACAGGTACAGTGCTTGTACCAGCTCTGGCAAAGGAAGCTCAACACCTGCGGCGAGGCCCcaggcacagctccctgcaACGCCACCCCTCTGCCCACCTTAGCGCTGTGTGCAGACACAGAGGTGGTGACATAGGGCGTGCGGTTCTTCTGCAGCAGGTCGATGTACACCTCAGCCCCCTCACCACCATGCACACgcagcaggctgagcagctcgTTGACATCGTGGTGGATGCGGAACTCATTCATGCTGTGAGTGAAAACCAACCTGCCGCTGCACAGGACAcggagaagaaaggcagagagtCAAGTTAGCGTTTTGGCTTAAGAATAACGCTTCCCAGCTGCGTTGTAAGCCCGCAGGGTGTGCTGAGACATTGGACAGGAACAAAGAAACTTGCATAAGGGGAGCTGCAAGGAAAGTCCCTCGTCTTGCTTGCTTCTGTCCTGCTGCAGACTCGGTCTAAGggtggagagcagcagggctgccttcCAGGCACCACGTTAGCGGAGAGGTCTCCGAGGGCGGCGCTGACTCAAGGGGAGAGGGGCTGAAGCCCCGCAGAAGCTGCCGGGAGGGTTGTAAGGACGCCCGCACTTTCCCAGCAGCGAGACCCGCAGGCTGGAAGGCAGGAGCCGAAGGGCTCGCACCGAGTGCCCGCCGCGGCCTGCCGTACGTATCAGAACCACGCGCTACAGACGCAACGCCGGGCCCGTTCCGAGCGGCTCCCTGCAGCAGCGCTGCGGGCCCAAAGCCGACACAGAGAACGGGGCCAGGCGCCCGCTCCGCTCTCCCTCCCCTAGCCTCCCGCAGCTTCCCGCCGGCCCCGGCCCGCTCCCGTCCCACCTACCCGCCCGGAAGTCTCCGCCGCGGCCGCTCGGAAGCGCTGCGGGCGCCTGCGCGACCCAGCCCGGCCCATGCCGTTGTCCGTCCTCCGCCGCCGCTTGCGGGGTCACCCGCCGCTCCCCCCCgtcccgccgcccgcccgggCCCTGCCGCGGCCACCCTTCGCTTTCTCCCCGCGCCGCCTGCGCCTGGGCCCGCGGCACCCGCTGTTTGAGGtgaggcgaggcgaggcgaggcgaggcgaggcgggcggcgcggcggcagGGCTGCCCCGCGGCTGCCCCACGGCTTCCGTGTCCCCCCGCTGCAGGATGGCGACGTGCAGAGGCACCTGTACCTGCGGGAGGCCCTCACGGGCCGCGCCGAGGAGGCGGAGAGGCCCAGGTGAGCCGCGTGGAGGGAGAGCTCGGCCCCCGGCGCTGCTGGGGCCGGTGGGCCGCCCCTGATACTCACAGCGACTCATACCTTCGTCGGAGCTGTGTCCAGGCGCTCCCTGAGCGCCGGCAGCTTCTGTGCCGTGCCCACCGCCTTTGGGGCAGAGCCCTCTAGTAATGCTTGAACGTATGATCACTTACACGCCGAGGATGCTGTAACGTGCTGTCCTTCCCTTACAGGGTGTCTGAATTTTGCTGCCACATCTCCGGCTGCTCTCAGGTGTTCGACACACTGGAGGGCTACGAGCACCACTACAACACACTGCACCGGAGCgtctgctccttctgcaggagGTCCTTCCCCTCGGGGCACCTTCTGGACATCCACATCTCTGAGTGGCACGACTCACTCTTCCAGATCATGGCTGAGAAGCAGAATATGGTGAGGGCATGGCCAGGGCCCTGCTGCCGCACAGACCGGCCGTTCACCCTTCCCAGGGGgtgtcttctttcctttctttcagtaCAAGTGCTTGGTAGAAGGCTGTGCGGAGAAGTTCAAGAGCAGCAAAGACAGGAAGGATCACTTGGTCACTGTTCACTTATACCCTGCTGACTTCCGATTTGACAGACCAAAGAAAGTGAAGAGGTAACTGCACaacggcagcagcacagctgctttttcCATGCAGAAGTGACATTGTGCATCTCTGCTGTCCCACTCCTTTCTAAAGCACACAAGCTGCTATCTAAAGAGCCCAGTAGTGAAGTTTTCTGCTTCTTGTGGGAATAGATATACATGTGGGACTTCATATGACAATGTTTTGCCTTCTCCTAGTGTGTCTTCATTCTCTCCCTCTGTACTCTTTCAAGTCCAGCACTTTTCTTTGGCAGTGTGTGTTtgtcctgctttctttccaagTCTTTGCAATATTCCTACTCCCGAAAAGTATGAATAGAGCATAAGGAGGCTTTGTAAACCTGTCAGATAGCTTTCTCTTCTGGCCACTCATGCACAGAATcgtgtcatagaatcatctgaATAGGAAGGTACCTTTAAGcgccatctggtccaactcctctgcagtgaacagggacacccacagctccatcaggtgcttagagcctcatccagcatggccttgaatgtctccagtgaTGGGATACCACTACCTTACCGGGCAACTTGTAACAGTGCTTCGGtacctttattgtaaaaaaaactttttccttctatGTGATCCAAGTCTCCCctatttattttgaaaccattgTCCCATTACAACGCTGTCCCATTGTCCTATCACACAGAGCCTGCTAAAAAGTGTacctccttctttcttacagcctcctttagatactgacaggccactctcaggtctccccagtgccttctcttctccaggctgaaccaCCCCAGCTCTCAGTTTGTCCtgataggggaggtgttccatcctttggatcatttgtgtggccctcctctggtcGCACTCCAGCAGTTCATATCTCTCCCGTTCTGCTGTTTCCAAGCACTGCTTTTGCTATAAAGTCATCATTTCAAGCGGAACAGGGCAAGGGGgccctttctcctcttctggggagaaagaaagaaaaacaacccaatTAAGATAAGGAGAGAGAACAAATTTACTACAAATGGTAAAAGAATGTAAGATAATGAGAAATATTATTGAGTTATTAATACAATTAATAACTCaaatggaaatgagaagaaGGCAATGACTGTGCtttttgctgcactgctggcaccCAGAAGCCCTTTCACCCCCCATTACCCGGAATTGGGGAGCATGTGGAAGCTCTTGGGAACTGTAGTACATCTCAGTGTGTCTTCCTCTTAGAAAGTCAGAACTCACCTGAGACTTGCTGAAATGTCTTGATATAGAATACTGGTATAACCAGGACATAGAATACAGGCACTGATGTTTAACAGTCTTCAGTGACATTGAGGATGGGATGATGAGAAAATTCCTTGCCCAGTGAAGTGGTACAGCCCTACCACAGGTAACCAGAGGGACTGGGAGTCCCAGAGCTTGCTTGTACTAACCTGCTTGTACCATCACCTCTCCACAGCGGAGGGCTGgactggaggtgctccagcctcgTTTGGGAGCCCATTCATGCATTAAGCTTTATGAGTTGAAGAGTGACATGTAGGAACTAAGCTGTGTGCTGAATACTTTTGCTTATCTCTCCATCAGATTTTGCCCTGCAGCAGGTGTTTTGTGCAGCCAAATCTCGGTGCCTCTTTCATGCGGTAATTCTGCCAGGCCTGATGTGCCCTCTTTAAAatccctttcatttcttttgctcCATGCTCACATGTCAGCTGCTGAGAAAGGATGtcacattttgtttctgcagtggtGCCAAGCACGTGAGCTGTCCTACAGAATATGATGGGAGCATGCTGATGGATGTCAGTGTGGAGAcctcagagcagctccaggcagacCACATGGAAGTAGTGCCCAGTGAGAGCATGGAGGTCCCTCAGCCTACAGCCAGCACTTCAGGACCAGAGAAGCGTCTCTATAAATCCAGGTCTGAGCCAAATACCTGCACAGGCAACAGTTTCTGGGGCTGGGATCATATTGTCTTAATTGCATAGTGCAATACCACTCTGGGTGTTTTGTGCTGGGTACAGAAGAGGtgaaatttctatttatttttgaaaagcacttttaaaatagaaaaaagcatgaagaaaaaaagagtgagcATTTACTGCAAAGCTTTGTCAGCACACTGTTGCTGTTGCTCTGCCAGCCCCTGGTATGTTCCCAGGGTACTGCAGAGTGATAGTGGTCTGAAGATAAGCTGTTGGAGTCCAAGCCCCCAAACACAAACGTGTGTTTCCTGCTTTGTAATATTTTGCCATCCTAGCTGACTTT from Lagopus muta isolate bLagMut1 chromosome 5, bLagMut1 primary, whole genome shotgun sequence includes the following:
- the ZNF511 gene encoding zinc finger protein 511 isoform X1, which gives rise to MPLSVLRRRLRGHPPLPPVPPPARALPRPPFAFSPRRLRLGPRHPLFEDGDVQRHLYLREALTGRAEEAERPRVSEFCCHISGCSQVFDTLEGYEHHYNTLHRSVCSFCRRSFPSGHLLDIHISEWHDSLFQIMAEKQNMYKCLVEGCAEKFKSSKDRKDHLVTVHLYPADFRFDRPKKVKSGAKHVSCPTEYDGSMLMDVSVETSEQLQADHMEVVPSESMEVPQPTASTSGPEKRLYKSSWQRDACTLSLSHLRCQRGPSNRNLTPLFVHGVTVIPGSAKDPIHNLLWTGCHPRI
- the ZNF511 gene encoding zinc finger protein 511 isoform X2 codes for the protein MPLSVLRRRLRGHPPLPPVPPPARALPRPPFAFSPRRLRLGPRHPLFEDGDVQRHLYLREALTGRAEEAERPRVSEFCCHISGCSQVFDTLEGYEHHYNTLHRSVCSFCRRSFPSGHLLDIHISEWHDSLFQIMAEKQNMYKCLVEGCAEKFKSSKDRKDHLVTVHLYPADFRFDRPKKVKSGAKHVSCPTEYDGSMLMDVSVETSEQLQADHMEVVPSESMEVPQPTASTSGPEKRLYKSRIPSTICFGQGATRGFKGSRKKV